In a single window of the Montipora capricornis isolate CH-2021 chromosome 11, ASM3666992v2, whole genome shotgun sequence genome:
- the LOC138023184 gene encoding uncharacterized protein → MRSLDGYFFPQVNIPFERHEFRQAKQDESETADQFVMKLFQLSEHCEFGEAKEEHIRDQLIDKCKSHNLRKKLLEAGGTLTLQKAREIARSMQAAERQAKQIENDSRSEHVHTLEDHHHVSGRGKRGCCYRCGMEGHFARDPECKARSVTCSKCRKIGHLAKCCRTKVENNTKRGEVHQISEDDFAFSVQSNIRYTPTIDIELGGIQLGGVLVDSGSLTGRHGKR, encoded by the coding sequence ATGAGGTCGTTAGATGGCTACTTCTTTCCCCAAGTTAACATCCCTTTCGAACGACACGAATTCCGACAGGCCAAACAAGATGAGTCGGAAACGGCAGACCAATTCGTGATGAAATTATTCCAACTGTCTGAGCACTGTGAATTTGGAGAGGCCAAGGAAGAGCACATTCGCGACCAGCTAATCGACAAGTGTAAGTCTCACAATCTTCGCAAGAAATTACTAGAAGCAGGTGGAACGCTCACGCTACAGAAAGCACGAGAGATTGCAAGATCAATGCAAGCGGCGGAAAGGCAAGCAAAACAAATAGAGAATGATTCCAGGAGTGAACATGTGCATACATTGGAGGATCATCACCACGTCTCCGGAAGGGGAAAGAGAGGCTGTTGTTACCGATGTGGCATGGAGGGACACTTCGCTCGAGACCCAGAATGCAAAGCTAGATCAGTTACCTGCTCAAAATGTAGGAAGATTGGCCACTTGGCGAAATGCTGTAGGACCAAGGTTGAGAATAATACCAAGAGAGGAGAAGTCCACCAAATCAGCGAGGACGACTTTGCATTTTCAGTTCAATCAAACATTAGATACACACCAACCATAGACATTGAACTTGGAGGGATCCAGTTGGGGGGAGTACTCGTTGACTCTGGTTCGTTGACAGGGAGACATGGGAAAcgctga